A DNA window from Candidatus Methylomirabilota bacterium contains the following coding sequences:
- a CDS encoding alpha-amylase family glycosyl hydrolase, whose translation MPDTISAATVIQTILDAQQGARIGRTKSVLVDGQPRTIHSPFPSPGDWRDGFIYFLLIDRFNNPGTPPLGAAWNQRFDFRHGGTFKGVQAQLGYLEPLGVKTIWLSPVLKNPRPDEFRWNYHGYQTQDFLNLDERFASDGTRATAERELTALVDEAHARGMYVIADIVLNHAARVFDYVRPEGVVASFADQAVMDGPLGSEPPIQWLNGLGFPRSDWTEILPHPSQLSPDDAVWPTDLQERVFFRRRGQKLTDDPDALGFVRGDFGDMRQLVVEYDASGSDQAAFRTRHGVRPVLSILIRAYHYLVARYDLDGFRLDTVKYVDPEAIETFGNAMREFALSIGKKNFFTFGEVYDDETTIAKFVGRNGGSGEGFGIDAALDFPLFYELPGVAKGLVPVEAIRRVFLERKRQEQELLSTHGEAGRFFVTFLDNHDQHQRIRHPDTPREQVTLALALLFTLQGIPCVYYGTEQGLSGTVDASGNPDLSSLESVREALWGKTPTAFDPGHPVYGAIQALAQLRRNEPPLAYGRLYFREVSGNGLDFGDAFGRGGVVAFSRILVDREVLVVANTGSAGFSGSLLMDLDLNSPPREMRVAFSNLGTTGKGTVSVVPGARFHRDSQVTTGRAAALPVVLRGSEVQVLVPA comes from the coding sequence ATGCCGGACACCATCTCCGCGGCAACCGTCATCCAGACCATTCTCGACGCCCAGCAGGGCGCGCGCATCGGCCGCACGAAGTCGGTGCTCGTCGATGGCCAGCCGCGCACCATTCATTCGCCGTTTCCGTCGCCCGGGGACTGGCGCGACGGCTTCATCTATTTCCTCCTGATCGATCGGTTCAACAATCCGGGGACGCCGCCCCTCGGAGCGGCCTGGAACCAGCGCTTCGACTTCCGGCATGGCGGCACCTTCAAGGGCGTGCAGGCGCAGCTCGGCTATCTGGAGCCGCTCGGCGTCAAGACGATCTGGCTGTCGCCGGTGCTGAAGAACCCCAGGCCGGATGAGTTCCGGTGGAACTACCACGGCTACCAGACCCAGGATTTCCTGAACCTGGACGAGCGGTTCGCCTCGGACGGCACGCGGGCCACGGCCGAGCGCGAGCTCACCGCCCTGGTCGACGAGGCGCATGCCCGGGGCATGTACGTCATCGCGGATATCGTGCTGAACCACGCCGCCCGGGTCTTCGACTACGTACGGCCGGAGGGCGTCGTCGCGAGCTTCGCCGACCAGGCCGTGATGGACGGGCCGCTCGGCAGCGAGCCGCCCATCCAGTGGCTGAACGGCCTGGGGTTCCCGCGCAGCGACTGGACGGAGATCTTGCCGCACCCCTCGCAGCTTTCGCCGGACGACGCCGTGTGGCCCACCGACCTGCAGGAGCGGGTCTTCTTTCGCCGGCGCGGGCAGAAGCTCACGGACGATCCGGACGCGCTGGGCTTCGTGCGCGGCGACTTCGGCGACATGCGCCAGCTCGTGGTCGAATACGACGCCAGCGGATCGGACCAGGCGGCCTTCCGCACCCGCCACGGGGTGCGACCGGTGCTGTCCATCCTCATCCGCGCTTATCACTACCTGGTGGCCCGGTACGACCTCGACGGCTTTCGCCTGGACACCGTCAAGTACGTCGACCCGGAGGCGATCGAGACGTTCGGCAACGCCATGCGGGAGTTCGCGCTCAGCATCGGCAAGAAGAACTTCTTCACCTTCGGCGAGGTCTACGACGACGAGACGACCATCGCGAAGTTCGTCGGGCGCAACGGCGGGTCCGGCGAGGGCTTCGGCATCGACGCGGCCCTCGATTTCCCCCTGTTCTACGAGCTGCCCGGCGTCGCGAAGGGCCTGGTCCCGGTCGAGGCGATCCGGCGCGTCTTCCTGGAGCGCAAGCGGCAGGAGCAGGAGCTCCTGAGCACGCACGGGGAGGCCGGGCGGTTCTTCGTGACCTTCCTCGACAACCACGACCAGCACCAGCGCATCCGGCATCCGGACACGCCGCGCGAGCAGGTGACGCTGGCTCTGGCCCTGCTGTTCACGCTCCAGGGCATTCCGTGCGTCTACTACGGCACCGAGCAAGGGCTGTCGGGCACGGTGGATGCGAGCGGCAACCCGGATCTGAGCTCGCTGGAGTCCGTGCGCGAGGCGCTCTGGGGCAAGACGCCGACGGCGTTCGACCCGGGGCATCCGGTGTATGGAGCGATCCAGGCGCTCGCGCAGCTCCGCCGGAACGAGCCGCCGCTGGCCTACGGGCGGCTGTACTTCCGGGAGGTGTCCGGCAACGGCCTCGACTTCGGCGACGCGTTCGGCCGCGGGGGGGTCGTGGCCTTCTCCCGGATCCTCGTCGACCGCGAGGTCCTCGTCGTGGCGAACACCGGCAGCGCCGGGTTTTCGGGCTCGCTGCTGATGGACCTCGACCTGAACTCACCACCACGCGAGATGCGGGTGGCCTTCAGCAACCTGGGCACGACGGGCAAAGGCACGGTGAGCGTGGTGCCGGGGGCGCGCTTTCACCGCGACAGCCAGGTGACGACCGGCCGGGCGGCGGCGCTACCGGTGGTGTTGCGGGGCAGCGAGGTGCAGGTGCTGGTGCCGGCCTGA